TAATCTAGAAGGCCGCGTGCAGCGGCGACTCTCCACGACGAAGCCGTTCGATATTCTCAGCTACAGCCTTGGCAATCTCCTCGAACGAAGCTTCTGTCACACCGCCTACGTGCGGTGTCGCGATGACGTTGGGTAGAGTCAGGATTGGGTCATTCGTTGGCAGTGGCTCCTGCCAGAAGACGTCGAGGCCCGCGCCTGCAAGGTGTCCGCTGGCAAGCTGAGCGTACAGCGCCTCCTGATCGATCAATCCGCCTCGGGCCATATTGATCAGATAGGCTCCGCGCCTGAGTCCTGCGAGTTCCCGGGCACCGATCATTCCTCGCATGTCTTCGGTATAGCGCATGCAGAGAACGAGGATGTCTGTTTCCGCGAACGCTCGCTCCCGTTCTTCTTGAGAAAAGCAGCGAGAAAGACCGAACTCGCTTACTTTCGCCGCTGTCGGGTCGCGTGTGATTCCTATCAGATCCACCTCGAAGCTATGAAGACGCTTGGCGATGGGCAGCGCGATCGCACCCAAGCCGTAGAGACAGACGGTGCGGCCTGCGAGCATCTTGCCAAGCGGTGCTCCAAGCACTCCCGCACGCACATTCGCATCGGCTTTGGGCAGGTCTCGCAAGAGCGCAAGGATGAGCAGCAGGGCATGTTCCGCAACCGACTCAGCATTGCCTCCCGTCGCGGGCACATTGGCTACGTAGACGCCTTTCTGTTTCGCACTTTCGAGGTCGATGCCTTCGAGGCCCGCTCCCCATTGTTGAATCAGCCGAAACTGACCGGCTTCCATCTCCCGCCGACCCATCCGCAGCATCTTTGGGATGACCACGTCGGCCCTGCCTAACTGGGGAAGAACATCTGTTTCAGAACACACGACGATCTCATCGTTACAGCCGGGAGGAAGATGCTTGCGAAGGTATTCAGGGGCGTCGGGAAAGTTGTTTCCGCAAAAGAGGATTCGCATCTATAGGCCCTTTTCGATTAGGAGCACGCCTGCGCCGTCGGTGAGGTGATGTGTATATAAAAAGCTCCGCAATGATTTCCGCATCTCGCTCTCTTTTCTGGAACAGCCTGTTCCTTCTTTCAACGTAGCGAGAAACATTCATATCGTCCAATACCTGAATTGACCTGAATTGATATATTTTCTGGTATGTCTCATTCCATTGAACTTCGCCAGATGCGTTACTTTCTCGCCGTCGCGGAGACCCTGCACTTTGGCCGCGCGGCCAGCAAGCTCCGGATTGCTCAACCGAACCTGAGTCTGCAGATTCGAAAGATCGAAGAGGCACTCGGGCATGCACTCTTTATCCGGACAACACGCGGTGTGACGCTCACAGCAGCCGGAGCCTTTCTTGCGGGGCGAACGGAGGAGTTGCAGACGCGTTTTGACGACATGCTTCAGGCAGCGCAGCGGATTGGAAAGGGCGAAGAAGGCACGCTCTCGGTGGGCTTCAGCGGCTCCGCCATGTATGGTCCACTTCCATTCGTGCTTGACCGGTTTCGGCGGCGTTATCCCAAAGTCCGCGTGCAGCTACGGGAGATGTACGCCCCTGAGCAGGTACCGCTCCTGCTCGACGGCACGCTGGACGTTGGGTTCATCCGGGATGGAAGTGCGAACGAAGGGCTGCGCATGACTCCGCTTTCGCGAGAGCCTTTTCATGCTGTGTTTCCGCAGTCCCACAGACTGGCAAAGGAACGAACTCCGCTGGCACCACAGGCACTGAAGGACGAGCAATTCGTCCTCTTTACTCCTCGCATCGCGAAACTCGCCTTTGAAAGGACCCTGGCTGTCTGTACTACAGCCGGCTTTGCTCCTGAGATTTCGCTGGAAGCACCGCAGTGGGTGACGGCTGTCAGCCTGGTCGCCGCGGGGATGGGCATCTCCATCGCGCCAGCGAGTGTTGCCCGTTTGAATATTCCCGGCGCGGTGTTTCGACCTCTGCGCTCCAAGGCATGGTCGTCTATCGATCTTTGGACTGAGAAGACGATGCGCAACCCTGCAGCGACTCAGCTCCTTGCCATCGCAAAAGAGGAGTATGCCAAGAACCCCATGATTGCTCTCACCAAGAAGTAACGACCACCGCGCTTCTCAGAGGGCGGATATCCACGGCAATTATTCGACGGGCTGGTGGTTGGTGAAGAAATTAACCAGACTCTGAGGAGCGTCGGGGCCGAGACACACCTTGAGAATGCCTTCCGCGTCCGCGGCTTCGGACGCGCTGCGGGGGAAGAGGTCTGCTTCATACACGAGGAGCGCGGCTTCCACGTCGCCGGGGTTAGCGGCGATGGCCTTCGCGAGTTCAGCGCCGTCGAACATGGCGAGGTTGGCTCCTTCACCGGAGGGGATCATCAGGTGCGCCGCATCGCCGAGCAGTGTCACGCCGGGGACGCGGTCCCAACGGTGCTCGACCGGGAGCGCATGAATTGAGCGCGGCACAGGGGCCGTCTCACCGTCGGTGATGAGCGCTGTCAGCTCCGGGGCCCAGCCGCCGAACTCCTCGGCGACCCTGGCCAGGGCAGTCTTCGGGTCAGAGAAGTCGATGCTGCCTATCCAATCCTTTGGCTTGTTCAACTGCACGTAGGTGTGCAGCACTCCGTTGGGCTCGCGGTGCGCGAAGATGCCTTTTCCTGGGGCTGGCGCAAACATCGCACCACCGCCCACTGCCTGCGCGCTCGGCTTGTGACGGGTGTCTGTGTCCAGCAGGTACGTCTCGATAAAGGACGTGCCGGTATAGGCCGGTTGCGCTTCGGAGAGAAGCGGACGAACGCGCGACCAGGCACCGTCGGCACCCACGAGGAGGTCAGTCGTCACCGTGGAGCCGTCCGTAAAGGTCAACGTGTGCTGGCTGTTGCCAAGCGGGGATACTGCTGTGAGTTTGTGTCCCCAGCGGACCGTGCCGGAAGGAAGTGAGTCAAGCAGAATCCGGCGAAGCTCTCCTCGGGGTACTTCGGGTCGACCGCCTGTGCCGTCGTCGAAATCTTCAAAGAGGACGTTGCCGTGTTTGTCGAGTACACGCGTTGCCTGACCGCCAGGGTGGATGATCGCGAGGAACTCTTCGAAGAGTCCTGCTGCCCGCAGTGCGAGCTGCCCGTTGTTTTCGTGGATATCGAGCATGCCTCCCTGCGCGCGCGCGTCTGCCGAGGCTTCCGCTTCGTAGACCGTGGCTGCGATGCCGTGCACGTGGAGGACGCGGGCAAGTGTGAGGCCGCCGAGACCGGCACCGATGATTGCGATTGGAGTATTCATATGGTTTCTTTCATGAGCCAGTGAGCGGCAGCGCTTTGAAGTTCGCTTTGGTCCGGTTCGTTGTCGGAGGCCCAGGCGATGATTCCGTCAGGGCGTATGAGTGCGACGCTCAAACCGAATTGTTCTTTCGCACGGCCAGAGACGTATTGGATGCGGTCGCCATATCCACTTGCCAAAGTTTTAAGTGAGGCATTGGTCTCAAAATCAAGCAGCATCGCCTTGCCATCGTACATTCGCTCACCGATGGTTGCGCCGTCTTCGAACTCAAAGTTGGGAACACTGTAGCCGACGAGGGAACCGACAAGGGAGCCGACGAGAGGGT
This genomic stretch from Terriglobus saanensis SP1PR4 harbors:
- a CDS encoding 2-hydroxyacid dehydrogenase, producing the protein MCSETDVLPQLGRADVVIPKMLRMGRREMEAGQFRLIQQWGAGLEGIDLESAKQKGVYVANVPATGGNAESVAEHALLLILALLRDLPKADANVRAGVLGAPLGKMLAGRTVCLYGLGAIALPIAKRLHSFEVDLIGITRDPTAAKVSEFGLSRCFSQEERERAFAETDILVLCMRYTEDMRGMIGARELAGLRRGAYLINMARGGLIDQEALYAQLASGHLAGAGLDVFWQEPLPTNDPILTLPNVIATPHVGGVTEASFEEIAKAVAENIERLRRGESPLHAAF
- a CDS encoding LysR substrate-binding domain-containing protein — encoded protein: MSHSIELRQMRYFLAVAETLHFGRAASKLRIAQPNLSLQIRKIEEALGHALFIRTTRGVTLTAAGAFLAGRTEELQTRFDDMLQAAQRIGKGEEGTLSVGFSGSAMYGPLPFVLDRFRRRYPKVRVQLREMYAPEQVPLLLDGTLDVGFIRDGSANEGLRMTPLSREPFHAVFPQSHRLAKERTPLAPQALKDEQFVLFTPRIAKLAFERTLAVCTTAGFAPEISLEAPQWVTAVSLVAAGMGISIAPASVARLNIPGAVFRPLRSKAWSSIDLWTEKTMRNPAATQLLAIAKEEYAKNPMIALTKK
- a CDS encoding FAD-dependent oxidoreductase, whose protein sequence is MNTPIAIIGAGLGGLTLARVLHVHGIAATVYEAEASADARAQGGMLDIHENNGQLALRAAGLFEEFLAIIHPGGQATRVLDKHGNVLFEDFDDGTGGRPEVPRGELRRILLDSLPSGTVRWGHKLTAVSPLGNSQHTLTFTDGSTVTTDLLVGADGAWSRVRPLLSEAQPAYTGTSFIETYLLDTDTRHKPSAQAVGGGAMFAPAPGKGIFAHREPNGVLHTYVQLNKPKDWIGSIDFSDPKTALARVAEEFGGWAPELTALITDGETAPVPRSIHALPVEHRWDRVPGVTLLGDAAHLMIPSGEGANLAMFDGAELAKAIAANPGDVEAALLVYEADLFPRSASEAADAEGILKVCLGPDAPQSLVNFFTNHQPVE